aaaggaaaggaaatttagAGTTCATGTGAACTTACACCCAAGCACTCCATCATCTGGTAGTAAGCCCTTCCATGGAGAGGAGTGTGACCTTGCCTGGATTCTGAGAAATATCTTGTCCTGAAATAACAGGAGGTTACCTGGTCAGGTTCCATTATAAAATCGAGGGAAGAACTCTTTGCAAGATATAAGCATTGAAACATTTTTATACCATTCTTTGTATCCTGGATCCACTGTGAAACCATACATATCAACTGACTCGCAGATAGATAGAGCAAATTCAAGAGCCTTGAGTCCAGTTCCTTTAGCTGCTGATCCAAAAGATGCACCTAGCATGAGATATACAGGATTGTTTATCGGAACTTCCTACATAAGACAAAAGGAAAAGTCAAGCAAGGAAGAAAAGCAGAGGAGAAAGGCCTTTCTAATTTTCATTAGACAGTTCTCTTAAAACAGTAAACAGGTATATTTATAAAACTCTACTCACTGGACAGTTTCCTGACATTTATAAAATTCTACACAAAATAACTGATAAGAATGAAACTTGATTGAGGTAAGTCTTCATAACCATATGGCAGGGTGGATTATGGTAGCACTTTGAAGgccaataacataattaaaggGCAGATAACCCAAGTATAAAGCTCGAACAGAGCATAAAACCAAATCTCTGAGTATTTCCATAAAGTAAAATCAGTTCTAGTACACGTTACAAGGTGTTGCATGCAAAATCTTCATGAAAAAGGTTAGCTAAAGTCATAAGGCTGGAAAGAAATTGCAGTAGCATCAATTTCGTTCAATTGATACAAGCTTAATGATTTTGCACTCAAAACAAGATGAAGGCTAACTAGATTGCTATGCAGATTGTTTTTGTAAAGCATAGATTCCAAAGATTTGCCGGCATGCTTTTGCAAGCCAAAAACTGAAATTCATCAACAAATTATAACTTTCTGTGTAAGGTcaaatttccaaaataaaaggaacatCATTTGTTAAGAGACTATATTGGCTTCCATAAGAACAAGTTTTGGTGAAAGACAAAACTTGGAGAAAGAAACTGTAGGTAAAAGAGGAGAGAATACAAACCCGAATCATCTTGTTCATAATGTCAtgtattgttgttttaatcAACAAGACCTCCTTTCTTGTTTCTGTAGGATTCATAATATCAGTATTTTAGAAATACATGAAAGGCATGGTAAGAAGTAGACTAGTGAACATACCATCTAACTCTACAACTTTATCAAGGGCTTTAGCAGATCCCCTGTTAAGAAGACGAAATGAACTTTTCTTGCCCACGTACTCTGTATAATTctgcaataaaataataacaaaaaaaaaacacgtcaACAAGATTTAAAAGATGGCAAAAGCAACTAGATtgctgacaaaaaaaaaaaaaaattgaaggagaagaagaagaacctcACCTTGATTGGGGCACCATTTTCTCTAATTACAACATCATAATCATCAATTTCCTTTccaaactttgtttttaaaagatctCCAGAATTACCAATGACAGCACATCGATCAAACTGTCTTGGAACATATGGTGGTGTCTCAGGGAGCACCAGTGATAGTTTCTCCAAGCATAAAGTTTTGTTCTTGCATTGGTTACTGTGTTGCATAAATGAGGCACATCAAACAACAACTTACTGTCAATAGTCCTAGAGGCTCacaataaaccaattaaacatcAAAACTGAACAGCTAAACCCATTTCCTGAGAATGTTTTTGCCAATTTAATGAATGAAAATAAGTCTTGCTGGGAACTACTagaaactttttaaaaagtaatataaatataaaaccaCTGACATCTTAACAAgagatcaattttaaatttcctTTCCAAGAAAACCTCAAATATCACTTCTATCACAACTAATCATTCATCTTAATGAATGATTCCTGCTTTGAGCACCACTTGCATTTCTTCTATGAATTATGTCCTGATTGGAGGACACCTCGTAAATCCTATCAACTTCATGTAGAAGATTAGTTCAAGTCATTACTTTCCCCTTCCTATTGTTCCCCtgtaatttatccaaaaaaaaaactggcaaATTAAAGGTACATACAGAAGTACTCCTTTATTGATCCTACGCCAAGCATAGTCCTCCCATCCATTAGGTAAAGCATCAATGAACTCACTCGTGAGTATTGTAGTACTATTCCGCACCTGAAAATCAACTCactatataatatatcaattgTACTTCACATCaaaattcaaacataaaaacacCAAACAACACACATCATCTCAGAAACATAGTCGGAATGCCAGGTTATCAACGCTTAATACTAAACACGCACACATATGAGGCAACTCTCACCTGTTCCCATGTTGCCACAGCTTCACATAGATTAAATTCGAATGATAATCCTTCAAGTTCTCCTGTCTTAGGATCTTTCTGTTTATGAATAGAAcatc
The sequence above is drawn from the Populus alba chromosome 15, ASM523922v2, whole genome shotgun sequence genome and encodes:
- the LOC118057502 gene encoding sialyltransferase-like protein 2, producing MRLLQLGFFLALASGLSALLIYITGVSDLHVTNSLSNQDLEALQSLQNGFKKCVSVNGLGLQAVTTGNDYCKVTINFPSDTVPKWKDPKTGELEGLSFEFNLCEAVATWEQVRNSTTILTSEFIDALPNGWEDYAWRRINKGVLLNQCKNKTLCLEKLSLVLPETPPYVPRQFDRCAVIGNSGDLLKTKFGKEIDDYDVVIRENGAPIKNYTEYVGKKSSFRLLNRGSAKALDKVVELDETRKEVLLIKTTIHDIMNKMIREVPINNPVYLMLGASFGSAAKGTGLKALEFALSICESVDMYGFTVDPGYKEWTRYFSESRQGHTPLHGRAYYQMMECLGLIKIHSPMRADPSRIVHLVPSQRTITAARIASEKLLRRVGAGSGDPLRACSIRKKLAKRKSTSVSGLRKAAVDHQNFVKGTTMYPLEHHPGHGLLCTLPKD